One region of Emys orbicularis isolate rEmyOrb1 chromosome 6, rEmyOrb1.hap1, whole genome shotgun sequence genomic DNA includes:
- the GAS1 gene encoding LOW QUALITY PROTEIN: growth arrest-specific protein 1 (The sequence of the model RefSeq protein was modified relative to this genomic sequence to represent the inferred CDS: substituted 1 base at 1 genomic stop codon), which produces MVVGSPALHEGGGGGRRWLMPGAWLWLTVVLGAVSPPRVHGRRLICWQAVLQCQGEPECSYAYNQYAEACAPVLLQQHPAGSAGAAAASSRRRCPSHCIAALIQLNHTRRGPALEECDCAQDETCWATKRAIEPCLPRTSGGAGGAAGGGGGGVMGCTEARRRCDWDSRCSAALGRYMVSCGKLFNGLRCTEECRAVIEDMLAVPKAVPLNDCVCDGLERPICETMKENMARLCFGAEAGGNGAGSSGGSDGGAEDYYDDEYEDEPRRDEPDEPGPQPGFSAPVDRACRAPAPAAWTALASILLLLLLXPPSPHLLQGSRARGARDTWGDPRSQTSPRDHLVGHSPPPSPRSFLQTRPLPPPILLCTPSCQHLPGHLS; this is translated from the coding sequence ATGGTGGTAGGTTCGCCCGCTCTGCATgaaggaggcggcggcggccgcCGGTGGCTGATGCCGGGCGCCTGGCTCTGGCTGACGGTGGTGCTGGGCGCGGTGTCCCCCCCGCGGGTGCACGGCCGGAGGCTGATCTGCTGGCAGGCGGTGCTGCAGTGTCAGGGGGAGCCCGAGTGCAGCTACGCGTACAACCAGTACGCCGAGGCGTGCGCCCCGGTGCTCCTGCAGCAGCACCCGGCCGGCAGCGCCGGGGCCGCTGCCGCCTCCTCCCGGCGGCGGTGCCCGAGCCACTGCATCGCGGCCCTGATCCAGCTCAACCACACCCGGCGGGGCCCGGCGCTGGAGGAATGCGACTGCGCGCAGGATGAGACCTGCTGGGCCACCAAGCGCGCCatcgagccctgcctgccccgcaccagcggcggggccgggggcgcggcgGGCGGCGGAGGCGGCGGGGTGATGGGCTGCACCGAGGCCCGGCGGCGCTGCGACTGGGACAGCCGCTGCAGCGCGGCGCTGGGCCGCTACATGGTGTCCTGCGGCAAGCTCTTCAACGGGCTGCGCTGCACCGAGGAGTGCCGGGCCGTGATCGAGGACATGCTGGCCGTGCCCAAGGCCGTGCCGCTCAACGACTGCGTCTGCGACGGGCTGGAGCGGCCCATCTGCGAGACAATGAAGGAGAACATGGCCCGCCTCTGCTTCGGCGCCGAGGCGGGCGGCAACGGCGCCGGCAGCAGCGGCGGCTCGGACGGGGGGGCGGAGGATTACTACGATGATGAGTACGAGGACGAGCCCAGGCGGGACGAGCCAGATgagcccggcccccagcccggcttCTCCGCGCCGGTCGATCGCGCCTGCCGAGCGCCCGCCCCAGCAGCCTGGACCGCGCTGGCCtccattttgctgctgctgctgctgtagccACCGAGTCCCCATTTGCTTCAGGGCTCGCGCGCGCGCGGCGCTCGGGACACGTGGGGTGATCCTCGGTCCCAGACGTCCCCCCGGGATCATTTAGTGGgacattctcctcctccatctccgCGGTCGTTTCTCCAGAcacggcccctccctcccccaatactTCTCTGCACACCCTCTTGCCAACACCTGCCTGGACATTTATCTTAG